In a genomic window of Thermoplasmata archaeon:
- a CDS encoding MMPL family transporter, with translation MGLRDFVAELDRRLDRRLEGLPDLSSRADRERYRASVQDYVSRATRRAGATIKSLDELGDRYAGKLRPRRGTWDRIIDFSTNHPFQIFIILTIITAIIGSQAVNIPKYMRGDMEIYLPPDHEATKILEEVRRDYSTDVIVIYIKAKDTDGDGKVENLTSVPVLLEMSRFEGDDLNRNAPDERDRGIDPDKDDGGKNDRVRYCLSISTIIKELNSTPARIARALQLPPVAGSYAIPPDQETIDAIVNTIPEEQKASLLKDTDGDGIYDRAAIIIGVRAGTSPSYIVGKVDALLKRYDSQSCEMINTGPMTVIEKIQGRTIYEFIKVMPFTIIYLFIVLYFFHRTLKAPLLALVPVAYALVITFGIVGALHERLIISPQIALVAPVMLALGISYGVYIANRFSEERKGTSVEKARVAAKAMNAAILLSAGTTSIGFGSLMFGTLPPIAVMGMALALGIMLTYALTMVMVPILTVLLNYKKRKEWRGWRRFAAVPSDHRKKTLVAFIALILLSLLLIPSVRFNADYMAMAPSDDPAFVSMNEYSRTMGGGQIGMVIVRGAPDCARNIQVLDSIEALEGRIGLAPYTNCMSVVDIMKMVKTPDEITIPRYGTVHIGVNISFWDAVHMWGPDRVKEFLVNLFYSSLSTEMRGFLVNADYSKTLIYVFQPMLDIEGTRKAVEGVNKAVDEIPLVMSTASHLTGVAAIQLAVNDLLIQGQLTSLAVCILASCLVLTVVFRSWRLAVFTIVPCCVVVGLEPLVLVGINIPLSVVTVMIGSIAIGTGVDFSIQISQRVRAGGLSIESVKSAVENCGVSFVEATVTMIIGFMAVLVSPGALVDLAMGVQPRDWLIMGVPIQSVREFVLMIQILLGLNALAAIFILPAIYTVWLRFREAEKLRIEREGW, from the coding sequence ATGGGTTTGAGGGACTTTGTTGCGGAACTGGACCGACGCCTCGACAGGAGGCTGGAGGGGCTTCCGGACCTCTCTTCCAGAGCGGACCGGGAGAGATACCGTGCTTCGGTTCAGGATTACGTCTCCAGGGCGACCCGGAGGGCCGGGGCGACAATCAAGAGTCTCGACGAACTCGGCGACAGATACGCCGGAAAGCTGAGGCCCAGGAGGGGAACTTGGGACAGAATCATTGACTTCTCGACCAATCACCCATTTCAGATTTTCATCATTCTCACAATAATCACAGCGATTATCGGCTCGCAAGCCGTCAATATCCCCAAGTACATGAGAGGCGACATGGAGATATACCTCCCCCCGGACCACGAGGCAACAAAAATACTCGAGGAGGTCAGGAGGGATTACTCCACAGATGTTATCGTGATCTACATAAAGGCAAAGGACACCGATGGAGACGGGAAGGTGGAGAACCTGACCAGCGTTCCGGTCCTGCTCGAGATGAGTCGCTTCGAGGGCGACGACCTAAACAGGAACGCGCCGGACGAGAGGGACCGGGGCATAGACCCGGACAAGGACGACGGTGGCAAGAACGACCGCGTGAGGTACTGCCTGAGTATCTCCACGATTATCAAGGAGCTAAACAGCACACCAGCGCGTATAGCGCGGGCCCTACAGCTCCCCCCTGTTGCGGGCTCTTACGCCATTCCGCCGGATCAGGAGACCATAGACGCAATAGTCAACACAATTCCCGAAGAGCAGAAAGCCAGCCTTCTCAAGGACACCGACGGCGACGGGATCTATGACAGGGCAGCCATCATAATCGGCGTGCGCGCGGGCACAAGCCCTTCCTACATAGTGGGAAAAGTGGACGCACTCCTGAAGCGCTACGATTCGCAGAGCTGCGAGATGATAAATACAGGGCCTATGACCGTCATAGAAAAGATTCAGGGCAGAACAATATACGAGTTCATTAAGGTCATGCCCTTCACCATCATCTATCTCTTCATCGTTCTCTATTTTTTTCACAGAACCCTCAAAGCCCCCCTGCTCGCCCTGGTCCCTGTGGCCTACGCGCTCGTCATAACCTTCGGAATCGTCGGCGCCCTCCACGAGCGCCTGATAATCAGTCCCCAGATTGCGTTGGTGGCGCCGGTGATGCTGGCCCTCGGAATCTCCTATGGCGTCTACATCGCCAATCGCTTCAGCGAGGAGAGGAAAGGCACGTCAGTCGAGAAGGCTCGCGTGGCAGCCAAGGCGATGAATGCCGCAATCCTCCTCTCTGCGGGAACGACCTCCATAGGCTTCGGCTCGCTGATGTTCGGCACCCTTCCGCCGATAGCGGTGATGGGGATGGCCCTCGCTCTGGGCATCATGCTCACATACGCCCTGACTATGGTGATGGTCCCGATCCTGACCGTTCTTCTCAATTATAAAAAAAGAAAGGAGTGGAGGGGCTGGAGGAGGTTCGCCGCCGTCCCCTCGGACCACAGGAAGAAGACCCTCGTTGCCTTTATTGCGCTGATTCTCCTCTCCCTCTTGCTCATCCCCTCGGTGAGGTTCAACGCGGACTACATGGCGATGGCTCCCTCCGACGACCCTGCCTTCGTCAGCATGAATGAGTATTCCCGGACGATGGGCGGGGGCCAGATAGGGATGGTGATTGTGCGCGGCGCACCCGACTGTGCCAGGAACATCCAGGTTCTGGACAGCATCGAGGCGCTCGAGGGCCGCATCGGTCTTGCCCCCTATACGAACTGTATGAGCGTTGTGGATATAATGAAAATGGTCAAAACACCGGACGAGATAACGATACCGAGGTACGGGACCGTTCACATCGGTGTCAACATCAGCTTCTGGGACGCCGTTCACATGTGGGGCCCTGACAGAGTCAAAGAGTTCCTCGTCAACCTCTTCTACTCCTCTCTCAGCACGGAGATGAGGGGCTTCCTGGTCAACGCCGACTACTCGAAAACCCTGATTTATGTGTTCCAGCCCATGCTGGACATCGAGGGGACCAGAAAGGCGGTCGAGGGTGTGAATAAGGCTGTGGATGAGATTCCCCTCGTGATGAGCACCGCCTCGCACCTGACCGGAGTGGCGGCGATTCAGCTCGCCGTAAATGACCTCCTGATTCAGGGCCAACTCACTTCCCTTGCGGTCTGCATCCTTGCCTCCTGCCTAGTCCTCACAGTTGTTTTCCGCTCCTGGAGGCTTGCGGTCTTCACAATAGTCCCGTGCTGCGTCGTCGTCGGTCTGGAGCCGTTGGTGCTCGTGGGCATCAACATCCCACTCTCCGTCGTGACAGTGATGATTGGCTCCATCGCAATAGGGACGGGCGTGGACTTCAGCATTCAGATATCCCAGAGGGTCCGGGCCGGCGGCCTGAGCATCGAGTCGGTCAAGAGCGCGGTCGAGAACTGCGGGGTTTCGTTCGTAGAGGCTACGGTAACGATGATAATCGGCTTCATGGCGGTCCTCGTCTCTCCGGGCGCTTTAGTCGACCTAGCGATGGGCGTGCAGCCGAGGGACTGGCTCATAATGGGCGTCCCGATACAGTCGGTCCGAGAGTTTGTGCTCATGATTCAGATTCTCCTCGGCCTGAACGCTCTCGCAGCGATTTTCATCCTTCCCGCGATATACACAGTGTGGTTGAGGTTCAGAGAGGCGGAAAAGCTAAGAATTGAGCGCGAGGGTTGGTAG
- a CDS encoding PKD domain-containing protein yields MRRMWAGIVVLVVTAMLIAGCPSEANKAPKASMTAEKVVLFVGDTAVFNASASKDPDGKIKSYIWAFGDGATLTETKNKSATHQYTQAGVYNVTLTVKDDKGAKSKPITTVIVVAPLPVASVSSALTFENITFSLDTSALGDRLSEIEWNFADGTAAQKGASVSHQFKDNGTYDVVAKITCSGQTASAKVSVGITNRHPVANISISSPAPYYSNRAIEFTGAASGDLDGTIVNYSWDFGDGKRENGTSVSHKYLTPGVYNIVLTVTDDDGATGSSTFNITVEKDLIIKNVTVETYVDPTNHTRANLQIKIENKGDAKSPGSILINVTSYKADRSIKIDNNSTTNEGTWEPNTPGNSVSVNELLTDGFDVDGTWYFIEVQYQGTVIDSGWYKKG; encoded by the coding sequence ATGAGGCGCATGTGGGCTGGAATCGTAGTACTTGTTGTGACGGCGATGTTGATTGCCGGATGCCCGAGCGAAGCTAACAAAGCCCCGAAGGCGAGCATGACGGCAGAGAAAGTGGTTCTTTTCGTCGGAGATACCGCGGTCTTCAACGCATCTGCCTCGAAGGACCCCGATGGGAAAATCAAGTCTTATATCTGGGCTTTCGGCGATGGGGCTACGCTGACCGAGACAAAGAACAAGAGCGCGACCCATCAGTACACGCAGGCCGGTGTCTACAACGTCACTCTGACAGTCAAGGACGATAAGGGGGCGAAGTCGAAACCAATCACCACTGTCATCGTAGTGGCGCCCCTTCCCGTTGCCAGCGTGTCCAGCGCCCTCACCTTCGAGAATATCACATTTTCTCTCGACACATCTGCGCTCGGGGATAGGCTGTCTGAAATAGAGTGGAATTTTGCGGACGGGACCGCCGCCCAGAAAGGTGCGTCGGTCTCCCACCAGTTCAAGGACAATGGGACCTATGATGTGGTTGCGAAAATAACCTGCTCGGGCCAGACGGCCTCGGCAAAGGTTTCCGTTGGAATCACAAACAGGCATCCCGTGGCTAATATAAGCATATCCTCCCCGGCACCTTACTACTCGAACAGAGCGATAGAGTTCACAGGGGCAGCCTCTGGCGACTTGGACGGGACTATAGTCAACTACTCCTGGGACTTCGGGGATGGAAAAAGGGAGAACGGAACCAGTGTCAGTCATAAATACCTCACGCCGGGCGTATATAACATCGTTCTGACGGTTACTGACGACGACGGCGCCACGGGCTCGAGCACCTTCAACATCACGGTCGAGAAGGATCTAATAATAAAGAATGTGACCGTGGAGACGTACGTCGACCCAACCAACCACACCAGAGCAAACCTCCAGATAAAAATCGAAAATAAGGGCGACGCCAAGAGCCCCGGCAGCATACTCATCAACGTCACCTCCTACAAAGCCGACAGGAGCATTAAGATAGACAACAACTCCACCACCAACGAGGGGACCTGGGAGCCCAACACTCCCGGCAACTCAGTCTCCGTGAACGAGCTCCTAACAGATGGCTTCGATGTCGACGGGACCTGGTACTTCATCGAGGTGCAATACCAAGGAACAGTTATAGACAGCGGCTGGTACAAGAAAGGCTGA
- a CDS encoding CARDB domain-containing protein, with protein sequence MKTTMTKMGALMCVLLFLASLGGGLSVGGVGDAMAGARSPGLDLYLETDDITFTVGGESVGEAIMGSMVTIKATVHNSANSDTDSSQVTVSFFYDSLVIGSSMITDPIAPGEEASCQLVWDTTSVVPGDYEIRVNVNDEMIPDADTSNNDAYKSFKIIPIPKPHVYVDRIVLPNNALIGDPVVITAYLKNDGTKDMTEQDEDTVRFLVGASPLINGILPYPRPLPADNSTEVSVSYTWDTSQMSEGKFIIVVEVTSSKFKLESDIIELTLPTPNVYIHSIQVDKTSILEGESVTITVTLKNNGTANTTADEEIWLLVDDATSPTTEGVVTKFIPKGGVSVIATFIWNSSGAEPGMHTFTVKVPASSDPRASMTSPEVEVRPRLPNVELIFFEVTPSVVKSGETVLLSAKVTNTGTADAYNEELRFYLGSNETYPLAIKKVNVRVGTEEWVNYTYTPEVGENDTTFKFLAQYKSTLLEDSVLVKSTVPLRPDLVVESVDVPRLMIVNREYAASAVIANKGRAPAYNFTVKFNLGTEMPYLVKNLDLANGDTMTVNWTVKPTIPGTALRFKVEVDATGVVVESDEFNNINEDIKDIIVKPEPRASIDIQSVLVSKKSLEVKKGEKGSVKLTVTLSNSGEKDGTVLLVIKEGLVQLLSTEVSVPANSTAEFVYKWNLTGAKTHTARISIEGADAGLKTSQTIYVELRESTPGFGALVLLAAVLVGNLLLRRRKS encoded by the coding sequence ATGAAGACTACAATGACCAAGATGGGTGCTTTAATGTGCGTCCTCCTGTTCCTCGCGAGCCTGGGCGGTGGGCTCAGCGTCGGCGGGGTAGGCGACGCAATGGCCGGTGCCCGGAGCCCTGGACTGGACCTTTATCTTGAGACCGACGATATCACGTTCACGGTTGGAGGCGAGTCTGTCGGGGAGGCGATCATGGGTTCAATGGTAACGATCAAAGCGACCGTGCACAATAGCGCTAACTCCGACACCGATAGTAGTCAAGTGACGGTATCATTCTTTTATGATAGTCTCGTCATAGGCTCATCCATGATCACCGACCCCATAGCGCCAGGAGAGGAGGCCTCTTGCCAACTGGTCTGGGATACAACCAGCGTAGTCCCGGGGGACTACGAAATCCGGGTGAACGTGAACGATGAAATGATACCCGATGCAGACACCAGCAACAATGACGCCTACAAGAGCTTTAAGATTATCCCAATTCCTAAGCCTCACGTATATGTAGATAGAATAGTATTACCCAACAATGCTCTCATAGGAGACCCAGTCGTCATAACTGCCTACCTCAAGAACGACGGAACCAAAGATATGACAGAGCAGGACGAGGACACGGTCAGGTTCCTAGTCGGGGCCTCCCCGCTGATAAATGGGATACTTCCCTACCCCAGACCACTCCCCGCCGACAACTCCACTGAGGTCTCGGTCAGTTACACTTGGGACACCTCTCAGATGAGCGAGGGAAAATTCATTATAGTGGTGGAGGTGACGAGCTCCAAATTCAAGCTCGAGTCCGACATCATCGAACTCACCCTCCCCACCCCGAACGTGTACATCCATTCCATTCAGGTGGACAAGACCTCTATCCTGGAGGGGGAGAGCGTCACAATCACGGTCACACTGAAGAATAATGGGACCGCCAACACCACCGCCGACGAGGAGATTTGGCTTCTGGTCGACGATGCGACTAGCCCGACCACCGAAGGTGTTGTGACTAAGTTTATCCCGAAGGGGGGCGTCAGCGTTATCGCAACGTTCATATGGAACTCCTCGGGTGCAGAACCGGGCATGCATACCTTCACCGTGAAGGTTCCCGCCTCGAGCGACCCACGGGCCTCGATGACCTCTCCTGAGGTAGAGGTAAGGCCAAGACTGCCCAACGTGGAGCTTATCTTCTTCGAGGTAACGCCGTCCGTCGTGAAGAGCGGGGAGACAGTCCTTCTTTCTGCAAAGGTGACCAACACCGGCACGGCCGATGCTTACAACGAGGAGCTTAGGTTCTACCTCGGCTCCAACGAGACTTATCCCCTCGCCATCAAAAAGGTCAATGTACGGGTGGGCACGGAGGAGTGGGTGAATTACACCTACACTCCCGAGGTGGGTGAGAACGACACCACATTCAAGTTCTTGGCACAGTACAAATCTACTTTGCTCGAGGACAGCGTGTTGGTAAAGTCAACTGTCCCGCTGAGGCCAGACCTCGTGGTGGAAAGTGTGGACGTGCCTCGACTAATGATAGTGAATCGCGAATACGCCGCCTCCGCCGTAATAGCGAACAAGGGACGCGCTCCCGCCTATAATTTTACGGTGAAGTTCAACCTCGGGACCGAGATGCCATACTTGGTGAAGAACCTAGACCTCGCCAACGGAGACACCATGACCGTGAACTGGACTGTGAAGCCCACAATTCCCGGCACTGCCCTCCGATTCAAAGTCGAGGTCGATGCCACGGGTGTTGTGGTGGAGTCGGACGAGTTCAACAACATCAACGAGGATATCAAGGACATCATTGTGAAACCGGAGCCACGAGCCTCCATAGATATCCAGAGCGTCCTCGTGTCAAAGAAGAGCCTCGAGGTAAAGAAAGGGGAGAAGGGGAGCGTCAAACTCACCGTCACCCTTTCCAACAGCGGCGAGAAGGACGGCACGGTCCTGCTCGTAATCAAAGAAGGGCTCGTCCAACTGCTCAGCACAGAGGTTTCTGTCCCAGCCAACTCCACGGCGGAGTTCGTATATAAATGGAACCTCACGGGCGCAAAAACCCACACCGCCAGGATATCGATAGAGGGTGCGGACGCGGGCCTGAAGACCTCTCAGACCATTTACGTTGAACTCAGAGAGAGTACTCCCGGATTCGGAGCTCTAGTGCTTCTAGCCGCCGTACTCGTGGGCAATCTATTGCTCAGGAGAAGAAAAAGCTAA
- a CDS encoding zinc ribbon domain-containing protein: MGRPTHHCSFNPTQLLLMAGLGSRLRSFFKERKREKPSKGEGRRELLHETFPPLPRPMHTSPRIVSATPGPQPPPELEKPPEPPVAVGGPDEEEQKEKEDLVREVIQSVTVMIVALEENGLNASMVRRHLSLAESLLHQGDAERALRYATKAMELAERLEAEQEHCPRCGTETRPKWILCPKCGAPLR; the protein is encoded by the coding sequence ATGGGCCGACCCACCCATCATTGCTCTTTCAACCCGACTCAGCTTCTCCTGATGGCCGGCCTCGGCTCTCGCCTACGCTCCTTTTTCAAAGAGAGGAAAAGGGAAAAGCCCAGTAAGGGCGAAGGGCGGCGCGAGCTTCTTCACGAGACATTTCCCCCTCTCCCCCGCCCCATGCACACTTCCCCCCGAATAGTCTCGGCCACTCCCGGCCCCCAGCCACCTCCAGAACTCGAGAAGCCTCCGGAGCCCCCGGTTGCGGTTGGGGGTCCGGATGAGGAGGAGCAGAAAGAGAAAGAGGACCTAGTTAGGGAGGTCATCCAATCCGTGACCGTGATGATTGTAGCCTTAGAAGAGAATGGTCTGAACGCGTCCATGGTTAGGAGGCACCTCTCTCTGGCGGAATCGCTCCTGCACCAAGGTGACGCGGAGAGAGCCCTCAGGTACGCCACAAAGGCGATGGAGCTAGCGGAACGGCTAGAGGCGGAGCAAGAACATTGCCCTAGATGCGGCACAGAGACCAGACCGAAATGGATTCTGTGCCCGAAATGCGGAGCACCCCTTCGGTAA
- the leuS gene encoding leucine--tRNA ligase: MREYDPRAIEQKWQHRWVEAGVFNSRPDPSRRKFFITVAWPYPSGPMHVGHARTYTVPDVISRFKRMKGYNCLFPMGWHLTGSPIVGATKRIAGRDEKYLKTLHEKYGLSPQQIDALKDPMSFARFWISESPMGYKRSMNSLGFGIAWERECTSLDPHFSKLVEWQYRRLRERGLVATGSHPVKFCPRDNNAVTDHDLLEGEGVGINEFVLIKYRLEGGSLVFPAATLRPETIFGVTNIWLHPGAAYVEIETGGERWIVSERAAEKLSHQQKEVRVVRSVKPRDFIGKKVVVPRTGVTVPILPAEFVQADHTTGVVGSVPAHAPFDLVALADLQRDEERMRSFGLNPEEVRRIRPIRMIELEDGGESTEEFIRRLGVRDQGDAKKLDEATQRIYKLEFNRGKMASNTGPWRGMRVSIAKDGVRQELLSTGDADIMYEFSDMPVICRCGSPCVVRVVKDQWFIRYSDPAWKEEVRAALERMELIPPETRTYFLNVVEWLHDWPCTRRVGMGTRLPWDATGWIIESLSDSTIYMAYYTLVPWIRKVRPEQLDDSVFDYIFWGTGEPSAISEKTGIPSELLTRMRDEFTYWYPQDYRVSANELIPNHLTFMIFHHLATMPKEFCPRGIVSLGLGVLEGQRMSSSRGIVFAVSDAVEKYGADVTRFYLMYMCEPWQDFNWRGAQAEAHKRQLERFFSMAQEIMAIEDSRESPVDGWMLSRLQHHVAAAGEALEEFQTRKALQHSFFLLQQDMRWYLRRGGSNREVLRKVLDAWLRLLAPIVPHICEELWEMLGGRGFIADAPFPSPDESLRDRRAEFREEVVKRVAEDVGEILKVTGISPKRVVLYSAPSWKWAIHKRALEMAREGRLSVSELIKSVLRMPELREREREVAPVCQKLVIGFGRLPPEELEQLTLPIDEPALMEDIRTFLARDLGCEVLHFPAEAPDRYDPQGKARQAMPLRPAIYIEG, encoded by the coding sequence ATGAGGGAGTACGACCCCCGGGCAATAGAACAGAAATGGCAACATAGATGGGTGGAGGCAGGGGTCTTCAACTCGCGCCCGGACCCTAGCCGGAGGAAGTTTTTTATCACTGTCGCGTGGCCCTACCCCTCCGGACCGATGCACGTCGGCCACGCCCGCACATACACCGTGCCGGACGTGATCTCGCGCTTCAAGAGAATGAAGGGGTACAATTGCCTCTTTCCAATGGGGTGGCATCTGACCGGGAGCCCCATCGTGGGAGCAACCAAAAGAATAGCTGGGCGGGACGAGAAATATCTCAAGACTCTGCACGAAAAATACGGCCTCTCTCCTCAGCAAATCGACGCCCTCAAAGACCCGATGAGCTTCGCCCGGTTCTGGATATCTGAGAGTCCGATGGGCTACAAGCGCAGCATGAACTCACTCGGGTTCGGTATCGCTTGGGAGCGCGAGTGCACTTCCCTCGACCCCCATTTCAGCAAGCTGGTCGAGTGGCAGTATAGGAGGCTTAGGGAAAGAGGCCTGGTGGCGACGGGCTCCCACCCCGTGAAGTTTTGTCCCCGAGACAATAACGCGGTCACAGACCACGACCTACTCGAGGGGGAGGGCGTTGGGATAAACGAGTTCGTGCTCATAAAGTACAGGCTGGAGGGGGGGAGCCTTGTTTTCCCAGCCGCCACCCTCCGCCCCGAGACCATATTTGGCGTCACCAATATCTGGCTGCATCCGGGCGCGGCTTATGTGGAGATAGAAACAGGCGGCGAGCGCTGGATCGTCTCCGAGCGAGCCGCGGAGAAGCTCTCCCACCAGCAGAAGGAGGTCAGAGTCGTCCGGAGCGTTAAGCCGAGGGACTTCATCGGGAAAAAGGTGGTCGTGCCTAGGACCGGCGTGACAGTGCCGATTCTGCCCGCGGAGTTCGTTCAGGCCGACCACACCACGGGGGTCGTCGGGTCCGTCCCGGCCCACGCGCCCTTCGACCTCGTCGCCCTCGCCGATTTGCAAAGGGACGAGGAGCGGATGCGCTCCTTCGGGCTGAACCCGGAAGAGGTCCGGAGAATTCGGCCTATACGGATGATAGAGTTGGAAGACGGAGGCGAGAGCACCGAGGAATTCATCCGGCGGCTGGGCGTGAGGGACCAGGGGGATGCAAAGAAGCTGGATGAAGCCACCCAAAGAATATACAAGCTCGAGTTCAACAGGGGAAAGATGGCATCCAACACGGGCCCCTGGAGAGGGATGAGAGTCTCCATAGCCAAGGACGGCGTAAGGCAGGAGCTTCTTTCTACCGGCGATGCCGATATCATGTACGAGTTCTCCGACATGCCCGTCATCTGCAGGTGCGGGAGCCCCTGTGTGGTCAGGGTGGTGAAGGACCAGTGGTTCATCCGCTACTCGGACCCGGCCTGGAAGGAGGAGGTCAGGGCCGCGCTGGAAAGAATGGAGCTGATACCACCCGAGACGAGAACCTACTTTCTGAATGTTGTCGAATGGCTCCATGACTGGCCCTGTACCAGAAGGGTTGGGATGGGGACAAGGCTCCCCTGGGATGCCACTGGCTGGATAATAGAATCTCTTTCTGATTCCACCATTTATATGGCCTACTACACCCTCGTCCCCTGGATAAGGAAGGTTAGGCCGGAACAGCTCGACGACTCTGTCTTTGATTATATCTTCTGGGGGACCGGGGAGCCTTCCGCCATCTCGGAAAAGACCGGGATCCCTTCAGAACTACTCACGAGAATGAGGGATGAGTTCACATACTGGTACCCGCAAGATTACCGGGTCAGCGCCAATGAACTGATTCCCAACCACCTGACCTTCATGATATTCCACCATCTCGCCACAATGCCGAAGGAATTCTGCCCACGGGGCATAGTGAGCCTTGGCCTTGGGGTGCTCGAGGGGCAGAGAATGTCGAGTTCGAGGGGAATTGTTTTTGCGGTCTCGGACGCTGTGGAGAAGTACGGAGCAGACGTCACCCGCTTCTACCTGATGTACATGTGCGAGCCCTGGCAGGACTTCAACTGGCGAGGGGCGCAGGCGGAGGCACACAAGCGCCAGCTGGAGAGGTTCTTCTCGATGGCTCAAGAGATAATGGCTATCGAGGACTCTAGGGAAAGCCCTGTGGATGGATGGATGCTCTCGAGGCTGCAGCACCATGTGGCTGCAGCGGGGGAGGCCCTCGAAGAGTTTCAGACTAGAAAGGCACTACAGCACTCCTTCTTTCTGCTCCAGCAGGACATGCGCTGGTACCTCCGGAGGGGCGGCTCGAATCGTGAGGTCCTCAGAAAGGTTCTGGATGCGTGGCTCCGCCTTCTGGCCCCCATCGTGCCACATATCTGCGAGGAGCTTTGGGAGATGCTCGGCGGGCGAGGGTTCATTGCCGACGCCCCGTTCCCATCACCGGATGAGTCCCTCCGGGACAGAAGGGCAGAATTCAGAGAAGAGGTGGTCAAGAGGGTGGCGGAAGATGTGGGTGAGATTCTGAAGGTCACGGGAATAAGTCCGAAGAGGGTCGTTCTCTACTCGGCCCCCAGCTGGAAGTGGGCGATACACAAGCGTGCTCTGGAGATGGCGAGGGAAGGGCGCCTCTCCGTGAGCGAGCTGATAAAATCCGTTCTCAGGATGCCGGAGCTAAGGGAGCGGGAGAGGGAGGTGGCCCCTGTATGTCAGAAGCTTGTGATTGGATTTGGGAGACTCCCACCGGAAGAGCTGGAGCAGCTCACACTCCCGATTGACGAGCCCGCCCTGATGGAGGATATTAGGACCTTTCTCGCGAGGGACCTGGGCTGTGAGGTGCTCCACTTCCCGGCCGAGGCTCCCGACAGGTATGACCCACAGGGCAAGGCCCGCCAGGCTATGCCCCTTCGGCCCGCGATATACATCGAGGGATGA
- a CDS encoding right-handed parallel beta-helix repeat-containing protein produces MSGALGSCVLPFLVVSLILGILIPAPTSVAQTPEWVVSSLFTLESTVKDIRANLIIESGGVLQLLNSTLVMNLTKDAEFEILVKPGGRLIARNSTITNGPLGAHYWFRVRGAMELCDSNVRGTWGVFETGGIIISCNEVIITRCRLTDHKWYAITVNASSPEISDNTIEGCRAGIRVEGDGAPNISGNLIRNMEKEGIISLGARPHIRSNRLLNNWMGVGLFDSDAEVSGNEILGSGSSGIDCSSGSDAKISGNTISSGNGAGITIHSSSPLLSSNTISDNAVGVNCTSSRPIIRNNLITGSRGWGVYSVSGSPVLEGNLYTAGPGSENALGAVAVVWRLTIRVEDSERRPVGGADITIRDSLGAIVFRGRTERSGTFSGIELFQLHYDPNGTRHEDTPHTITVGAQGLSSSREVEVNEDQSITIRLGEGAPSFIPTGSGPLFALALIGALLNYVRKYRD; encoded by the coding sequence GTGTCCGGAGCGTTAGGGAGTTGCGTCCTCCCTTTTCTGGTGGTCTCTCTCATCTTAGGCATCCTCATTCCCGCACCGACATCCGTTGCCCAGACACCTGAGTGGGTGGTCAGCTCCCTCTTCACGCTTGAGAGCACCGTCAAAGACATCAGAGCCAACCTGATAATTGAGAGCGGCGGCGTACTCCAGCTCCTGAACTCGACCCTCGTGATGAACCTCACAAAGGACGCAGAGTTCGAAATTCTGGTCAAGCCCGGAGGCAGGTTGATTGCGCGTAATTCCACAATCACAAACGGCCCCCTAGGAGCCCATTACTGGTTCAGGGTCAGGGGCGCGATGGAGCTATGTGACAGCAACGTTAGAGGAACATGGGGCGTATTTGAAACCGGAGGGATCATAATATCCTGCAATGAGGTCATCATAACCCGCTGCCGTCTCACCGATCATAAATGGTATGCAATAACTGTCAATGCCTCATCCCCGGAAATCTCCGACAACACCATCGAGGGATGCCGAGCTGGAATTCGGGTGGAGGGGGACGGGGCCCCCAATATCTCGGGTAATTTGATAAGAAACATGGAAAAGGAGGGCATAATCTCCCTTGGTGCGAGGCCCCACATCAGGAGTAACCGGCTCCTGAACAACTGGATGGGCGTGGGCCTCTTCGACTCGGATGCCGAGGTATCGGGCAATGAGATTTTGGGCTCAGGTTCCTCTGGCATTGATTGCTCCAGCGGCTCTGACGCTAAAATCTCAGGAAACACCATCTCCTCAGGGAACGGTGCTGGCATAACCATCCACTCATCCTCGCCGCTCTTGTCCTCCAACACAATCTCCGACAACGCCGTAGGAGTCAACTGCACCTCCTCCAGACCTATAATCCGGAACAATCTTATCACCGGTAGTAGGGGCTGGGGTGTCTACTCCGTCAGCGGCTCCCCAGTGCTGGAAGGTAACTTGTACACCGCAGGCCCCGGTAGCGAGAACGCTCTGGGTGCAGTAGCGGTTGTCTGGAGGCTAACAATCCGGGTGGAGGACTCTGAGCGCCGGCCAGTTGGTGGAGCGGATATTACCATCCGTGACAGTTTGGGGGCTATCGTTTTCAGGGGCAGGACGGAGAGGAGCGGCACCTTCAGCGGCATCGAGCTTTTCCAGTTGCACTATGACCCTAATGGCACGAGGCATGAGGACACGCCGCACACAATCACGGTGGGAGCACAGGGTCTCTCATCGAGCCGGGAGGTCGAAGTAAATGAGGACCAGTCCATAACCATCAGGCTAGGAGAGGGCGCGCCGTCTTT